One genomic segment of Pseudorasbora parva isolate DD20220531a chromosome 6, ASM2467924v1, whole genome shotgun sequence includes these proteins:
- the myl9a gene encoding myosin regulatory light polypeptide 9, translating into MAKGSRREADLIGRSGTGRCGEKPEKPNKLPYRPKRNRPNAHSASPPFSTGKQEPNPAVKMSAAKRAKGKTTKKRPQRATSNVFAMFDQSQIQEFKEAFNMIDQNRDGFIDKEDLHDMLASLGKNPSDEYLEGMMSEAPGPINFTMFLTMFGERLNGTDPEDVIRNAFTCFDEDASGFIHEDHLRDLLTTMGDRFTDEEVDELFREAPIDKKGNFNYVEFTRILKHGAKDKDDI; encoded by the exons ATGGCTAAAGGCTCCAGACGGGAGGCTGACCTTATTGGCCGCTCAGGAACAGGGAGGTGTGGAGAAAAGCCTGAAAAACCAAACAAACTTCCCTACCGCCCAAAGAGGAACAGACCCAACGCACACAGCGCTTCTCCACCTTTCTCAACAGGAAAACAAG AACCAAACCCTGCGGTCAAAATGTCTGCAGCCAAGCGCGCCAAAGGAAAGACCACAAAGAAGCGCCCGCAGAGGGCCACTTCCAACGTCTTCGCCATGTTCGACCAATCCCAGATCCAGGAGTTCAAGGAGGCCTTCAATATGATCGACCAGAACAGAGACGGCTTCATCGATAAGGAGGATCTACACGACATGTTGGCCTCTCTCG GGAAGAACCCATCTGACGAGTACCTGGAGGGAATGATGAGTGAAGCTCCGGGCCCCATTAACTTCACAATGTTCCTCACCATGTTTGGAGAGCGGCTGAACGGGACCGACCCTGAAGACGTCATACGAAATGCCTTCACATGCTTCGATGAAGATGCTTCTG GTTTCATACACGAGGATCATCTCCGAGATCTGCTGACCACCATGGGTGACCGTTTCACAGATGAAGAAGTGGACGAGCTCTTCCGCGAGGCGCCGATCGACAAGAAAGGAAACTTCAACTACGTAGAGTTCACTCGCATCCTCAAACACGGCGCCAAAGACAAGGACGACAT ATAA